The Proteus vulgaris genome has a segment encoding these proteins:
- a CDS encoding acetyltransferase, which translates to MKNVIRQLTRNEIPQVWDIDRTELIEKLYVLKEGKLLLSEQRFDMKGWPEGEAEHYTPVLLESFDRGAPFWGIFEHDRLVAAASVDPKKRGQNGTLLQLSFLHVSHQQRGQGLARILFGYCVKYAKENGANGLYISSTPSENSVNFYQHLGCRLIDIPDPELYEREPEDIHLVFYFIKPNNA; encoded by the coding sequence ATGAAAAATGTTATTCGTCAATTAACACGAAATGAAATTCCACAAGTTTGGGACATCGATAGAACTGAGCTTATTGAAAAGCTATATGTATTAAAAGAAGGAAAGTTGCTTTTATCAGAGCAGCGCTTTGATATGAAAGGTTGGCCAGAAGGTGAAGCAGAACATTACACCCCTGTTTTACTTGAAAGCTTTGATCGAGGGGCGCCTTTTTGGGGCATTTTTGAACATGATCGATTGGTCGCTGCGGCAAGTGTTGATCCGAAAAAACGCGGTCAAAATGGTACTCTACTTCAACTCTCTTTTTTACATGTTAGCCACCAGCAACGTGGGCAAGGTTTAGCACGAATACTCTTTGGCTATTGTGTGAAATATGCGAAGGAAAACGGTGCAAATGGATTATATATCTCATCAACACCTTCTGAAAATAGTGTGAACTTTTATCAGCATTTAGGCTGTCGCTTAATTGATATTCCTGATCCTGAACTTTATGAAAGAGAGCCAGAAGATATTCATTTGGTCTTTTATTTTATAAAGCCAAATAACGCATAA
- a CDS encoding Protein of uncharacterised function (DUF1435): MAKSTRLSQVASWTSRISLWEMLAVSSLFTVIMHSIAGTSAFTLVLVVSMLLSTLMLFHKKLQMWVMIPAGVVLTYSLMTLLVAYHG; this comes from the coding sequence ATGGCTAAATCAACACGCTTATCTCAAGTCGCTTCTTGGACATCTCGTATCAGTTTATGGGAAATGTTAGCTGTTTCTTCTTTATTTACAGTCATTATGCACTCTATTGCTGGAACATCTGCATTTACGTTAGTTTTAGTCGTTTCAATGCTGTTATCAACATTGATGTTATTCCATAAAAAATTACAGATGTGGGTAATGATCCCCGCTGGCGTAGTGTTGACCTATAGTTTGATGACACTTTTAGTTGCGTATCACGGATAG
- the prfC_1 gene encoding peptide chain release factor 3: protein MVIDSSKGVEDRTRKLMEVTRLRDTPILTFMNKLDRDIRDPMELMDEVETELKIACSPVTWPIGCGKLFKGVYHILKDETYLYQTGQGHTIQNSRVIKGLDNPELDEAVGDDLASQLRDELELVLGASHEFDHEAFLAGELTPVFFGTALGNFGVNHMLDGLVKWAPAPMPRQTDMRQVTASEETFTGFVFKIQANMDPKHRDRVAFLRVVSGMYDKGMKLHQVRIKKDVVISDALTFMAGDRSHVEHAYPGDIIGLHNHGTIQIGDTFTQGEILKFTGIPNFAPELFRRIRLRDPLKQKQLLKGLVQLSEEGAVQVFRPLANNDLIVGAVGVLQFDVVVARLKSEYNVEAIYESVNVSTARWVECNNEKNSKSLNVKMNKTWHLMVGIT, encoded by the coding sequence ATGGTAATAGACTCCTCTAAAGGGGTTGAAGATCGTACTCGTAAGTTAATGGAAGTAACACGTCTACGTGATACGCCAATCCTGACTTTTATGAATAAACTCGACCGTGATATCCGTGACCCAATGGAATTAATGGACGAAGTTGAAACAGAGCTAAAAATTGCTTGTAGCCCTGTTACTTGGCCTATTGGTTGTGGAAAACTCTTTAAAGGGGTTTATCACATTCTTAAAGATGAAACTTATCTTTATCAAACTGGGCAAGGTCACACTATCCAAAATTCTCGTGTAATTAAAGGATTAGATAATCCTGAACTTGATGAAGCGGTAGGTGATGATTTAGCAAGCCAATTGCGTGACGAATTAGAGCTTGTTTTAGGTGCCTCTCATGAATTTGATCATGAAGCTTTTTTAGCGGGCGAATTAACGCCTGTATTCTTTGGTACTGCATTGGGTAACTTTGGTGTTAACCATATGCTTGATGGCCTTGTAAAATGGGCGCCAGCACCAATGCCTCGTCAAACTGATATGCGCCAAGTGACAGCGAGTGAAGAAACATTTACTGGCTTTGTTTTTAAGATCCAGGCCAATATGGATCCTAAACATCGTGACCGTGTTGCTTTTTTACGTGTTGTGTCAGGTATGTATGATAAAGGGATGAAGTTACACCAAGTCCGAATTAAAAAAGATGTGGTGATTTCCGATGCACTAACCTTTATGGCGGGCGATCGTTCCCATGTTGAACATGCATATCCTGGGGATATTATCGGTCTTCATAACCACGGTACAATTCAAATTGGTGATACCTTTACTCAAGGCGAGATCCTGAAGTTTACGGGGATCCCAAACTTTGCGCCTGAATTATTCCGCCGTATTCGTTTACGTGATCCGCTAAAACAGAAACAGTTACTGAAAGGATTGGTGCAGTTATCAGAAGAAGGTGCTGTACAGGTCTTTAGACCACTAGCAAATAACGATTTAATCGTAGGTGCAGTGGGTGTACTTCAGTTTGATGTGGTTGTGGCAAGACTCAAGAGTGAATATAACGTTGAAGCGATTTATGAGTCCGTTAACGTTTCA
- a CDS encoding Na+/Pi-cotransporter — translation MQLIVTSAEPITHASAVKAIFTSLSGDTVLALLVGALFAMVSYSSLAAVLLTATLSATGLMPLYICLCIVIGSNIGSGLLALMSSRGQSIVSRQVVLGSLFFKLIGALLVLPWIIIIANKIQQYRFSSAEVVIYFHVIYNLARCVLMIPFVGIMAKLCQRLIPELPATGSEVAPRYLDQSAIDTPSLAIANAVRESLRLGDVVEQMLQRFTALMEGDRQQKREISQLEEEVELLHSSIKLYMAQIQQHDLGTEDSRRWAEIIDTAMNLQQSSAIIARMSAEVVSKGLNHHLFLSEEGRRELQTLLERLQSNLNLAMSVFVSGNMEHARKLRRAKHRFRLLNQRYSFAHVERLHLHNIRSIETSSLHTSLLGDMKRLNSLFCAVAYHALERSESSSEQVNL, via the coding sequence TTGCAACTTATTGTAACATCCGCAGAGCCAATTACACATGCAAGCGCCGTAAAAGCCATTTTTACCTCATTAAGTGGCGATACTGTTTTAGCGCTTTTAGTTGGTGCTTTGTTTGCTATGGTAAGTTATTCAAGTCTTGCCGCGGTGTTATTGACTGCAACATTAAGTGCAACAGGGCTAATGCCATTGTATATCTGCTTATGCATCGTTATTGGCTCTAATATTGGTAGTGGTTTGTTGGCATTAATGAGCAGTCGAGGACAAAGTATTGTCTCACGTCAAGTGGTGTTAGGAAGCCTATTTTTTAAATTAATCGGTGCGTTGCTGGTTTTACCTTGGATAATTATTATTGCAAATAAAATTCAGCAATACAGATTTTCATCTGCTGAAGTCGTGATCTATTTTCATGTTATTTATAATCTCGCACGCTGTGTATTGATGATCCCTTTTGTCGGCATAATGGCAAAATTATGTCAGCGACTTATTCCTGAATTACCGGCTACGGGATCTGAAGTTGCACCTCGTTATTTAGATCAATCAGCGATTGATACTCCATCTTTAGCTATCGCTAATGCGGTTAGAGAATCGCTACGATTAGGTGATGTTGTAGAACAAATGTTGCAACGTTTTACGGCGTTAATGGAAGGCGATCGTCAGCAGAAAAGGGAAATTAGCCAGTTAGAAGAAGAGGTTGAATTACTCCATAGCAGTATTAAATTATATATGGCTCAAATTCAACAGCATGATTTGGGAACAGAGGATTCTCGGCGCTGGGCTGAAATTATTGATACAGCGATGAACTTACAACAATCATCCGCTATCATAGCGCGTATGTCTGCTGAAGTGGTGAGTAAAGGTTTAAATCATCACTTATTTTTATCGGAGGAAGGGCGTCGTGAATTACAGACACTCCTTGAGCGTCTGCAAAGTAATCTGAATCTGGCGATGTCGGTATTTGTTTCCGGCAATATGGAACATGCTCGTAAGTTACGTCGAGCAAAACATCGTTTCCGTTTACTCAACCAACGCTACTCGTTTGCACATGTAGAACGTCTTCATTTGCATAATATACGAAGCATTGAAACCAGTTCTCTGCATACCAGTTTGTTGGGTGATATGAAACGGTTGAATTCCTTATTCTGTGCGGTGGCTTACCACGCACTAGAACGAAGTGAATCATCATCAGAACAGGTTAATCTTTAA
- the rsmC gene encoding 16S ribosomal RNA m2G1207 methyltransferase: MSSLSPASEVILRHLDHFADRHVLIAGDLQDTFAAQIQAKSVRAYTNQYHQWLPLLKSMGDNALFGLVADQSFVKYCNTLIYFWPKNKNEATFQLRSLCSNLQVGTEIFIVGENRSGVKSATELMNGIAKLKKIDSARRCSLFFGTQTYQTLFDRNNWWQTYRHDDLTVMALPGVFSQNALDEGSRLLLSTFDDAMVGDLLDMACGCGVLATVLGKKNPMLKLTLCDVNAAAISSSIATLNVNELEGRVIASNVYSAVEETYDWIISNPPFHDGLGTSYTAAEDIIRLAPNYLKKGGKLRIVANSFIPYPDILDHVFGSHEVLASTGKFKVYQATKKD, translated from the coding sequence ATGTCCTCACTGTCCCCTGCTAGCGAAGTTATTCTTCGTCACCTAGATCATTTCGCAGACAGGCATGTACTTATTGCAGGTGATCTTCAAGATACTTTCGCGGCGCAAATTCAGGCGAAAAGTGTCAGAGCATATACCAACCAATATCACCAGTGGTTACCATTACTAAAATCAATGGGTGATAACGCACTCTTCGGTTTAGTTGCAGATCAGTCCTTTGTGAAATATTGCAATACCTTGATCTATTTTTGGCCTAAAAATAAAAACGAAGCCACTTTCCAACTGCGTAGCCTTTGCTCTAATTTACAAGTGGGTACTGAAATCTTTATCGTCGGTGAAAACCGTAGCGGTGTTAAAAGTGCCACTGAATTAATGAACGGTATCGCTAAACTTAAAAAAATAGATTCAGCACGCCGTTGCAGCTTATTTTTTGGTACTCAAACATATCAAACACTGTTTGACCGTAATAACTGGTGGCAAACTTACCGCCATGACGATCTTACTGTAATGGCATTACCGGGTGTCTTTAGCCAAAATGCATTAGATGAGGGTAGCCGTTTATTACTTTCAACTTTTGATGATGCAATGGTTGGCGATTTACTGGATATGGCATGTGGTTGTGGTGTACTTGCCACTGTACTCGGTAAGAAAAACCCAATGTTGAAACTGACACTGTGTGATGTGAATGCAGCGGCAATTTCTTCTAGTATCGCCACCTTAAACGTGAATGAATTAGAAGGTCGAGTCATTGCCAGTAATGTCTATTCTGCCGTTGAAGAGACCTATGATTGGATAATCTCAAACCCACCTTTCCATGATGGTTTAGGCACAAGCTATACAGCAGCCGAAGATATTATTCGTCTTGCACCAAATTACCTGAAAAAAGGCGGTAAATTACGCATTGTAGCGAATTCCTTTATCCCTTACCCCGACATACTCGATCATGTGTTTGGCTCTCATGAAGTACTCGCATCAACAGGTAAATTCAAAGTTTACCAAGCAACGAAGAAAGATTAA
- the holD gene encoding DNA polymerase III subunit psi has translation MSRKDRMLSQLGIRQWVLRKPAVLKGEHSVQFPDTTRLLIITDDTVDLNNGLFSDIFSAMGIDKNEIYCITTNDVSMLTESFDLPCWLLGTDLILPSEYTSLRSPSLHQLYFDADAKRDLWKQIYQYEDHFTLKPC, from the coding sequence ATGAGCCGTAAAGACAGAATGTTATCCCAACTAGGAATTCGTCAGTGGGTACTTCGTAAGCCTGCCGTGTTAAAAGGCGAGCATTCTGTTCAATTTCCGGATACAACACGTTTACTTATCATTACTGATGATACCGTTGATCTAAATAACGGGCTTTTCTCTGATATTTTTAGCGCCATGGGGATAGATAAAAACGAAATCTATTGTATTACAACAAACGATGTGAGTATGCTCACAGAATCTTTTGATCTTCCCTGCTGGTTATTAGGCACTGATCTCATTCTTCCCTCTGAATATACTTCTTTGAGAAGCCCTTCATTACATCAGTTATATTTTGATGCCGATGCAAAACGCGATCTTTGGAAACAAATCTATCAATATGAAGACCATTTCACCCTTAAACCCTGCTGA
- the prfC_2 gene encoding peptide chain release factor 3: MSNPIFQQEVARRRTFAIISHPDAGKTTITEKVLLFGQAIQRAGTVKGRGSNQHAKSDWMEMEKQRGISITTSVMQFPYADCLVNLLDTQGTKTSLKILIVL, from the coding sequence ATGTCTAATCCTATTTTTCAGCAAGAAGTTGCTCGTCGTAGAACTTTTGCCATTATTTCTCACCCCGATGCGGGGAAAACCACCATCACTGAAAAAGTGTTGTTATTCGGACAAGCTATTCAACGTGCAGGAACCGTAAAAGGGCGTGGTTCAAATCAGCATGCAAAATCTGACTGGATGGAAATGGAAAAACAACGTGGTATTTCTATTACAACCTCAGTCATGCAGTTTCCCTATGCTGATTGTCTTGTTAACTTACTCGATACCCAGGGCACGAAGACTTCTCTGAAGATACTTATCGTACTTTAA